The DNA sequence GGAGCTCACCCTGATCGAGCTCAGCGAGTTCGTCAAGGCGTTCGAGGAGACCTTCGAGGTCACCGCCGCCGCCCCCGTCGCCGTGGCCGCCCCGGCCGCCGGTGGTGCGGGTGCCGCCGCCGAAGAGGTCGAGGAGAAGGACTCGTTCGACGTCGTCCTCGAGGCCGCCGGTGACAAGAAGATCCAGGTCATCAAGGAGGTGCGCGCCCTCACCAGCCTCGGCCTCGGTGAGGCGAAGGCTCTCGTCGACGGTGCTCCGAGCACCGTCATCGAGGGCGCCAACAAGGAGACCGCCGACAAGGCGAAGGCCCAGCTCGAAGAGGCTGGCGCCACCGTCACCCTCAAGTGATCCGGGCCCGCAAGGGCACCCATCGCTGACGAGCTGACAGGCTCGTCTGATCGCGACGCGGACTCCTCCCTAGAGAGTGTCCGCGTTGTGGAGGGCGTCGCCCCCGCTGCGGGGCGACGCCCTCCGTGCGTTTAAGCGACGTGCGGGCGCGGATGCTCATCCATCCACCGCGTCCGATCACGCCCGCCCGCGTGCATCGGTGTGCAAGGACGCACAACCGGAAGAGATCAACGATGAGTACCAGCACCTGGCGCGATATCCGCGCCGCCCTGCGTGACCTCGGTCACGCTTTGCTCCACGGCGAGGCCGTCGACGACGGCCGCCACCCGCCGGATACGCACCGCAGGCTCCTGCTCCACACCAGGCACCTGCGGTGACACCCCGAAGCGCCCCCGGCCGACCGGCCGGGGGCGCTTCCCGTCTAGACTCCGACCGTGATCGAACCAGCGGATGTCGCGCAGACCCGAGCCGCATACGACCTCGTCGCCGAGGACTACGCCGACCTGCTGCGCGGCCTTCTGGCTGAGAGCGCGGAGGACCAGGCCATGCTCGGCGCCTTCGCGCATCACGTTCTGGCAGGAGGCGGGGGAGCGGTCGCCGACCTCGGCTGCGGGCCCGGCCGGATCGCGGGACACCTCGCCACGCTCGGCCTCGATGTCTTCGGCATCGACCTCTCGCCCGGGATGATCGAGGTCGCCCGTCGCGACCACCCGGGGATCCGGTTCGGTGTCGCTTCGATGACCGACCTTCCCCTTGCCGATGGCTCGCTGGGCGGCGCCGTCGGCTGGTACTCGATCATCCACACTCCGGAAGAGCGGCAAGCGGGGCTGTTCGCGGAGTTCGCACGCGTAGTGCGGCCGGGCGGGTGGCTGCTGCTCGCGTTCCAGGTGGGCGATGAGGTCATCCACCTGACGCGCGCCTATGGTCACGACGTCGACCTCGACACGCGGAGGCAGCGACCGGAACGCGTGCGCGAACGGCTGGCGGCCGCGGGGTTCGAGGCCTTCGCGGAGCTCGTGCGGCGGCCCGTCCCTCCGGAGAAGTCGGAGCAGGCCTACGTGCTCGCTCGGCGCGCGTGAC is a window from the Leifsonia sp. AG29 genome containing:
- a CDS encoding class I SAM-dependent methyltransferase yields the protein MIEPADVAQTRAAYDLVAEDYADLLRGLLAESAEDQAMLGAFAHHVLAGGGGAVADLGCGPGRIAGHLATLGLDVFGIDLSPGMIEVARRDHPGIRFGVASMTDLPLADGSLGGAVGWYSIIHTPEERQAGLFAEFARVVRPGGWLLLAFQVGDEVIHLTRAYGHDVDLDTRRQRPERVRERLAAAGFEAFAELVRRPVPPEKSEQAYVLARRA
- the rplL gene encoding 50S ribosomal protein L7/L12, whose product is MAKLSTEELLDAFKELTLIELSEFVKAFEETFEVTAAAPVAVAAPAAGGAGAAAEEVEEKDSFDVVLEAAGDKKIQVIKEVRALTSLGLGEAKALVDGAPSTVIEGANKETADKAKAQLEEAGATVTLK